The following are from one region of the Hemibagrus wyckioides isolate EC202008001 linkage group LG24, SWU_Hwy_1.0, whole genome shotgun sequence genome:
- the icam5 gene encoding intercellular adhesion molecule 5, translating to MLYLTQLTGMVLLALINGVQSNNCSDLMLNPPELVVKYGDSVSVSCYSLSKDTDLYWIVPLGTISYSDNMTVIWKADNLTDWEAQPACNRTVDDMQCIRTLPLTVYKLPDLVSISTVNHSGPMTEAREYKLRCDIQNVAPIHLLTVAWYKGPDLVTSKSFTDLFQKTPRAVFTELQIIPSRGDDGVQYRCEAKLNLEHQPSITMTSDPLNVTVTSKPKNCSDLVLDPPELVVKFGEPISVSCRSLSNDTDLDWSAPLGNTLRPDNQTIIWKTDNLTDWEAQPVCHKTMDGGQCEKALRLIVYKIPEKVTISVMNHTGPLAVGKKYDLQCDIENFAPVNVLAVFWYKGETLVKNRGFSDLPTKTPSNKTVTLKITPSKSDSDDPYWCAAKLKLGATGPQPPPNVTSNRLSVAVHYKPVISCSDWFPFENTPLSSYHYNVMGNPLPDITWSRDQSKISSDTHLNRSDSGQYTLIASNVMGISRCNTEITVEYPPTFNCSDSYTGIEHKSFLYQCSVMASPVADITWKKDGKTVRPPQNLTKADSGKYVITAMNKHGTVQHILTLEVLDKCPITIQPAELVVEFGASATANCSTTSTHNGMGWEAVDGEIDMKQGVQFLIWRVESVTYWSTKPVCFINAHEQCTVHLPVTVYKRPDWVLINTLNHTGPMIEGSEYKLECKLQNVAPVRFLTVNWYKGQSRQLVKSEEFQNFSSSEPLNISTTLGISTSKEDDGIQYTCEAVLNLGPKGPRPPPIKSSDPLSIRVYYKPVISCLDWSPLENTPLSSYHYNVMGNPLPDITWSRDQSKISSDTHLNRSDSGQYTLIASNVMGISRCNTEITVEYPPTFNCPESYTGIEHKSFLDKCSVMASPVADIIWKKDGKTVRPPQNLQKADSGKYVITAMNKHGTVQHILTLEVLDKCPITIQPAELVVEFGASATANCSTTSTHNGMGWEAVDGGIDMKQGVQFLIWRVESVTYWSTKPVCFINAHEQCTVHLPVTVYKHPDQVLINTLNHTGPMIEGSKYKLECKVQNVAPVRFLTVNWYKGQSRQLVKSEEFQNSSSSEPENLSKTLEISTSKEDDGIQYTCEAVLNLGPKGPQPPPIKSSDPLSITVYYAPEIQSVSPSGVVKAGSDVSLNCTANGNPEPEVWWSFQNQTKATGRRQTILNISEAKLADAGEYLCTARNRHGGQTRTVSLRVQESNMRTILITCGVLLVVIILIAYFFYNRTMSRRSGKYTVQANGDVSMSLLR from the exons ATGCTGTACCTTACACAGCTAACCGGCATGGTTCTTCTCGCGCTCATAAATGGCG TGCAATCCAACAATTGCTCTGACCTTATGCTGAACCCTCCTGAGCTGGTGGTAAAATATGGAGATAGTGTCTCAGTGAGCTGCTATTCCCTGTCCAAAGACACTGATCTGTACTGGATAGTTCCACTGGGAACTATTTCCTATTCTGATAATATGACCGTCATCTGGAAAGCAGACAATCTGACAGACTGGGAAGCACAGCCTGCATGCAACAGGACCGTGGATGATATGCAATGCATCAGAACACTCCCGCTTACTGTTTACA AGCTTCCAGACCTGGTGTCCATCAGCACCGTGAATCACTCAGGGCCAATGACTGAAGCCAGAGAGTACAAGCTCCGGTGTGACATTCAGAATGTTGCTCCTATTCATCTTCTCACTGTGGCCTGGTACAAAGGACCTGATCTAGTGACCAGCAAAAGCTTCACTGACTTATTTCAGAAGACTCCAAGAGCAGTGTTCACTGAGCTCCAAATCATCCCCAGCAGAGGTGATGATGGAGTTCAGTACAGATGTGAGGCCAAGCTGAATCTGGAACATCAGCCTTCTATTACAATGACATCAGATCCTCTCAACGTTACCGTAACCT CGAAACCCAAAAATTGCTCTGACCTTGTGCTGGACCCTCCTGAGCTGGTGGTAAAATTTGGAGAGCCTATCTCAGTGAGCTGCCGTTCTCTGTCCAACGATACTGATCTGGACTGGAGCGCTCCATTGGGAAATACTTTAAGACCTGATAATCAGACCATCATCTGGAAAACAGACAATCTGACAGACTGGGAAGCACAGCCTGTGTGCCACAAGACCATGGATGGCGGACAATGCGAAAAAGCTCTGCGGCTCATAGTTTACA AGATTCCAGAAAAGGTGACTATCAGTGTCATGAATCACACTGGGCCACTGGCTGTAGGCAAAAAGTATGACCTCCAGTGCGACATTGAGAATTTtgctcctgtaaatgtcctggCTGTTTTCTGGTACAAAGGGGAGACGTTAGTGAAAAACAGAGGATTCTCAGACTTGCCCACCAAAACTCCTAGTAATAAGACTGTTACACTGAAGATCACCCCCAGCAAAAGTGACTCTGATGATCCTTACTGGTGTGCGGCAAAGCTGAAACTGGGAGCAACAGGACCTCAACCTCCTCCTAACGTGACTTCAAATCGTCTCAGCGTCGCAGTTCACT acaaacCTGTAATAAGCTGTTCAGATTGGTTCCCTTTCGAAAATACCCCCTTGAGCTCATATCATTATAATGTTATGGGAAATCCATTGCCAGACATCACCTGGTCTCGAGACCAATCAAAGATCAGCTCCGACACGCATCTCAACAGGAGTGACTCGGGCCAGTATACACTCATTGCCAGTAATGTGATGGGAATTTCACGCTGTAACACAGAGATCAccgtggagt ATCCTCCTACATTTAACTGTTCTGATAGCTATACGGGGATAGAGCATAAATCCTTCTTATATCAATGTTCAGTTATGGCTTCTCCTGTAGCAGACATTACTTGGAAAAAAGATGGAAAAACAGTGAGGCCTCCTCAAAATCTCACAAAGGCAGACAGCGGCAAATATGTGATAACAGCCATGAACAAGCATGGAACTGTACAACACATTCTGACCCTTGAGGTTCTGG ATAAATGTCCCATTACAATTCAGCCTGCTGAACTAGTGGTGGAGTTTGGTGCTTCAGCCACAGCTAACTGTTCCACAACCAGCACCCACAATGGCATGGGCTGGGAGGCAGTGGATGGAGAAATAGACATGAAGCAAGGTGTCCAGTTCCTCATCTGGAGGGTAGAGAGCGTCACATACTGGAGCACGAAACCAGTGTGCTTCATCAATGCACACGAACAGTGCACTGTCCATCTCCCAGTTACTGTTTACA AGCGTCCAGACTGGGTGTTGATCAACACCTTGAATCACACGGGGCCAATGATTGAAGGCAGCGAGTACAAGCTTGAGTGTAAACTTCAGAATGTTGCTCCTGTTCGTTTCCTCACTGTGAACTGGTACAAAGGACAGTCAAGACAGCTAGTAAAAAGTGAAGAATTTCAGAACTTTTCCTCTTCAGAACCACTAAATATTTCTACCACACTCGGGATCTCCACAAGCAAAGAAGATGATGGAATTCAGTACACATGTGAGGCAGTGCTGAACCTGGGACCAAAAGGACCTCGACCTCCTCCTATAAAGTCATCAGACCCTCTCAGCATTAGAGTGTACT acaaacCTGTAATAAGCTGTTTAGATTGGTCCCCTTTGGAAAATACCCCCTTGAGCTCATATCATTATAATGTTATGGGAAATCCATTGCCAGACATCACCTGGTCTCGAGACCAATCAAAGATCAGCTCCGACACGCATCTCAACAGGAGTGACTCGGGCCAGTATACACTCATTGCCAGTAATGTGATGGGAATTTCACGCTGTAACACAGAGATCAccgtggagt ATCCTCCTACATTTAACTGTCCTGAGAGCTATACGGGGATAGAGCATAAATCCTTCTTAGATAAATGTTCAGTTATGGCTTCTCCTGTAGCAGACATTATTTGGAAAAAAGATGGAAAAACAGTGAGGCCTCCTCAAAATCTCCAAAAGGCAGACAGCGGCAAATATGTGATAACAGCCATGAACAAGCATGGAACTGTACAACACATTCTGACCCTTGAGGTTCTGG ATAAATGTCCCATTACAATTCAGCCTGCTGAACTAGTGGTGGAGTTTGGTGCTTCAGCCACAGCTAACTGTTCCACAACCAGCACCCACAATGGCATGGGCTGGGAGGCAGTGGATGGAGGAATAGACATGAAGCAAGGTGTCCAGTTCCTCATCTGGAGGGTAGAGAGCGTCACATACTGGAGCACGAAACCAGTGTGCTTCATCAATGCACACGAACAGTGCACTGTCCATCTCCCAGTTACTGTTTACA AGCATCCAGATCAGGTGTTGATCAACACCTTGAATCACACGGGGCCAATGATTGAAGGCAGCAAGTACAAGCTCGAGTGTAAAGTTCAGAATGTTGCTCCTGTTCGTTTCCTCACTGTGAACTGGTACAAAGGACAGTCAAGACAGCTAGTAAAAAGTGAAGAATTTCAGAACTCTTCCTCCTCAGAACCAGAAAACCTTTCTAAAACGCTCGAGATCTCCACAAGCAAAGAAGATGATGGAATTCAGTACACATGTGAGGCAGTGCTGAACCTGGGACCAAAAGGACCTCAACCTCCTCCTATAAAGTCATCAGACCCTCTCAGCATTACAGTGTACT ATGCTCCCGAAATCCAGTCAGTCAGTCCCTCAGGAGTGGTGAAGGCAGGCAGCGACGTGTCTCTGAACTGCACAGCAAATGGAAATCCAGAGCCTGAAGTGTGGTGGAGCTTTCAAAATCAAACTAAGGCCACTGGGAGGCGACAGACAATCCTGAATATTTCTGAAGCCAAGCTTGCTGATGCTGGTGAATATTTGTGCACTGCTAGAAATAGACATGGGGGCCAAACAAGAACAGTCTCACTGAGAGTGCAAG AAAGCAACATGCGCACAATATTAATCACTTGTGGGGTTCTATTAGTAGTTATAATCTTaattgcatattttttttacaatcgtACCATGAGTAGACGATCTGGAAAGTACACCGTACAGGCTAATGGTGATGTCTCTATGTCACTGCTGAGGTAG